The genomic interval CATCGCTGGCGGCGCATCCGTGAGGCGCCCCTCCAGCCAGGCTTCGGTTTGCGCCAGCTCGCGCAACGCTCTCGCATAGCGGCGAGCCGCACGTCGCTCCGACCCGCGCGGCAGCGTGCGCGCCTTGCGCAGCATCTCGGCTGCGGCATTCCGATAGGCGAGCGATCGATAGAGATAGACGACCTGTCCCATGATCAGGCTTTCCTATGGTTATCGGCCTTGAGTATTTCAGCTCGCGCATGAACGTCGGATGAAGGCGCTACGCTATTGCATCTGAAAAGTTCCCGCACATTTGGAACCAGACACCGTGCCAAACGTTTTGAGACTTAATTTGGCGGTGACTCAATGCGTACGAAGAAGTCATCCGGACTGGTCTCGACCGCAGGCGCGATCAAGCTGATTACACACGCGATGATGGGGGCGGCATTGGGCCTCGTGTTCGGCCTTGCGCTGGTCCTGATCAATCCGCTCGTTGCCGCCCTTCTCCAACATGGCGGAAGTCCGGCGACCTTCGTCTTCGTCATTTCGCTGGTCACCACATTTGCGATCGGCGCCACGCTGACCGGCGCAGTGTTCATCCTCACTGAAGATAACGAGACCTAGAGCAATCGCGACGCGCGCGCGGACGGCTGGTCCGGAACCGGGGCGCGCCAGCGGCTGTTGTGCCCCCTGCGTCAATTCAACTCAGGGAGCCCTGCTCAGCCCTGCTTATGAAGAAGACCCAGCTCGCGCTTGCCATGCTTGTGGCAAGCGGCCTCGCCGCCGCACCGTTCGCCGCCGAGGCAAGGTCGCACAAGAGGCATCAATCGTCGACGACCTCGTCGCCATCCACGACGACGACCGGGGCCAGCATGAAGTCGAACAGCGCCAGCCCATCGAGCCAGGGTAATGCCGGCGCCGGCACCAACCAGGGCGGCAGCACGCCGGCGAACAACGGCACAAATTCGAAGTGAGCGTTATCGTGCGAGAAAAGAAAGCCCCGCAAGACCGCGGGGCTTTGCCGTTCAGCGCCTGCGTCCTCGGCGCGCTGTCGACCACATCGCACGTGGTCTGCTTCAGATCATCAATCGACGATTAGCTTCAAGGCCGGACCGGACTGTTGTGCGCCCGGTCCGTCTTCATCAGATGATCCAGCAGGGCCCGCTTACGCGCGATCAGGAGCTGGGTTGCGGCGTCATCAAGACCGGCGCGCTGCAACTGGCGGATCGCCGAGCCGAGTTCGAGGATTTCGGCCCGCAGCTTCAGAATCCGGTACGCATCCGGGTCTTCTTCCACGGCGAGCCCCCAAAGATATCAGCGGCGCGAAACCGCTCGCTTCAGCCCGACGTCCTTCCTCGCAGAATTCGGGCCCACCCGCTCCCTGACGTCGGGCAACAGATCCCCGCCGCCGGCGGCTTTCCAGTCGCCGATCAGCCGCTTCAGTTCCAAGCGCATGCCAAGCAGCGAGTGTGCGCTTTCGCTGTAATCCCGGTCATGCGTGATGAGGTCGCGCACGGACGCCTCAAGGTCGACCATCTCAGACCTTAACGCGCTGATCTTGCGACGAATTTCATTAATTCTGTTGTCCATGGCTTGTTAGAACAAAATAAGAACATATAGTCAAGTCACGATTGAGCGAAGGAGAAGCCAAATGCGCCTGGAAGGTAAATACGACGCTAGAATTCAGCTTGCCGAGCAGATGACGCGGGCCCAGGTGCTGCGGCTGCGACGTCTTTCGGAAGAGGCCTATCAGCCGAGCCAATACGCGCGGGATCTGAGCTTTACAGAGGCCGCGCGACGCATCCAGGCGCTCGAAGCCGAGATCGAACTCGCGAACTCGTTCTGACCGTTCGGAACCTTGCCCACCGAGAGTGGTTTCTTCCGCCCAAGGGAAACTGCTCATGGCCCGCAAAGCAAAGAAACGCCGCTACTCGCGCGGCTCCGGCAAGGACGTCGAGAGCGAGATGCGCCGCTACAAGAAGGGCACGGCCAAGAGCGGTCGTGGCGGCCGCGGTGGGAAAGTGAAGAGCCGCAAGCAGGCGATCGCGATCGGCCTGTCGAAGGCGCGCAAGAAGGGCAAGAAGGTCCCGAAGAAGGCGAAGAAGGCGTCGAAAAAGAAGAGTTCGAAGAAGAGCTCGAAGAAGCGTTCGCGCTGACCGGTCGCCTCAAATCATGCTGCCCGGCATGAAGCAGCGGATCGCAATTCCGAATGCGGTTCGAACCGGCCAGACCATGGTGCGCCCGGCGCGGTTGGGCTCGGTGATGACGGCATCGTCCGGCACCTCGATCCACTGACCGTCGAGCCGCACGCGATAGTGCCCCTGGTGCGATTCCCAGTCGGGATCGGCGACCGCGACACCGTCGGCATCCGAGCAGCACGGGCCGAGGTGGCTTCGCAAGCTGTCGAACCAGGGTTTGAGTGGTGAGTCCGCGTAACGTCCGTCGTCACGCGCAAACGTGCTTTGCACCGCGGCAGTCTGGGTGCATAGCACAAGGAGCAGCACGAACAGCGCGTACCTGCTCCAGGGTTTCAATCGATCCATCGTCGGCACCGATCAAATGCGAACGCCGCTCCGGTTCAGAGACTCGATGCGCGCGCTCGGTTTCAATCTGGCAACCATTTTCGGCCGAACCCAGTCAACCATCTCAAGTTAACGCGAATGTTATCGGGGCAGGCCCAGCTGTCCACCGAACAAATGAAAGGGGCGGCCCGAAGGCCGCCCCTGGTTGGGTCGCCCGCCTGATCAGCCGAGCGGCACCGCGACGAACTTGGTCGCGTCCGCACTCTTCACCTGCAAGAGCACGCTGCGCTTGCCGGCCGACTTGGCCTGCATCAGTTCGGAGCGCACGTCCCCGACGCTGGCAACGGCCTTGCCGCCGACATTGAGGATGACGTCACCGGTCTGGATGCCGCGCTGCGCCGCCGGTCCTTCCGGATCGACCTGGGTCACCACGAGGCCCTTCTGGCCGGCGCCCTGCACCTCGCCCGCCGGGGCAAGACCGAGGCCCAGGCGCGGCGTACCCGGCTGCGCCTGCCCTTCATCCGCCTTGCCCTTGTCGTCCGCCTTGCCGTTCTTGGCATCGTTCTTGGCCTGACGCTCGTTCGGCAGTTCGCCGAGCGTGAGCGTCACGGTCTTGGCCGCGCCCTTGTGCCAAACGTCGAGCTTCACCGAGCTTCCCGGCGCCATCGTGCTGATGGTGCGAGCGAGCTCACGCGAATCCTTGATCGCGGTGCCGTTGACGGCGGTGATGACATCGCCGGCCTCGATACCGGCCTTCGCCGCGGGGCTGCCATCCTGCGGATTGTCGACGATCGCGCCCTTGGCCTCCTTGAGGCCGAGGCTGTCGGCGATGTCGGCGTTCACCGGCTGCACCTGCACGCCAAGCCAGCCGCGGGTCACCGAGCCCTTGTCCTTCAACTGGGCGACGACGAGCTTGGCGGTCTGCGCCGGAATGTCGAAGCCGATGCCGACCGAGCCGCCGGACGGCGAGAAGATCGCGGTGTTCACGCCGATCACGTTGCCATTCATGTCGAACGCCGGTCCGCCGGAATTGCCCTTGTTGATGGGCGCGTCGATCTGGATGTAGTCGTCATAGGGGCCGGCGCCGATGTCGCGGCCGCTGGCCGAGACGATCCCCGCCGTCACCGTACCGCCGAGGCCGAAGGGGTTGCCGACTGCAACCACCCAGTCGCCGATCCGCGGCCGTGCGTCCGCGAACTTGACGAACGGAAAGTCCTTCTTGCCTTCGACCTTGATCAGCGCGAGATCGGTCTTCGGGTCGGTGCCGACCACCTTCGCGGTATAGACCGTGCCGTCGTCCATCGTCACCTGCACGGACTCGGCGTGGTCGACGACGTGATTGTTGGTCACCGCATAGCCGTCGGCGGAGATGAAGAAGCCGGAACCCTCGCCGGTGACCTGGCGATGGCGCTGCGGCATGCCTTTCCCAAACTGCTGCATGCCGTTGGGGCCACGGAAGCCGAACTCCCGTGAGAACTGGTCGAACGGCGTGTCTTCGTCCGAATCCATCCGGTTCTGCTGGAACATCGCGCGCTTGTCGTTGTCCTGATCGATCTTGACGCGCACCGAGATCACGGCGGGCTTCACCTTGGCGACGAGATCGGCGAAGCCGGCCGGCGCCTGGTTCGCTTCCGCGGCCAGCGCGGGCGAGGTGAACGAGGCCGCATTGAACAAGCTGCCGCCGGGTGCCGCAGCAAGCATGGCAACGCCGAGCGCGGCCACCGTACCGAGAAGCGCGAGACGGCGCGGCCTGAGAACGCTGCGCATGTTGGAGGAAACGGGATTGACGTGATCGTTCATGTCGAAATGTCCATGTTGGGTCTCTAGTCGCCTTGCCCCCAACATGGATCGCGCGACATTACGGCGTCCCGTCCAGGCGATTAATTCTTGGCAAAGTTCTTGGCAAAGTCCTTGGCAAAGAAACTGCGACCGGCGGCCGCAAGCCAATTCGCACCTCGGCCTTGACGCAGCTCAAGGTGCGCCGGCCTACGCAGGACGATGATCGGGCCGACACCGATGCTGGCCGGAGATTCGCCATGATCAAAGACATCCTCGTCCATATCCCGACCGAACGGCCGATGCGCCCTGTGATCGACGGCTCGATTTCGCTGGCCGCAAGCCTCAACGCCCGTCTCGACGCCGTATCGGTCGGCTATGTCGCGACCTCGACGGCCTACGTCGTGGAAGGCGGCGCCGCGGTTGCCGCCGTGTTCGAGATGGAGCGCGACCGCGCGATGGAGCGCGCCGCAACGGCGCTTTCGGTCTTTGAGTCCGAAGCGAAGAACGCCGGCATCGCCTATTCCTGCCACCCGCTCGGCGCCATGCCGCCGGACGCGGCGAACGCCGTCGGCGCGATGGCACGGCTCTACGATCTCAGTGTCGTTCTGCAGCCCGATCCGGAGCACGGTTCGTTCGACAACGACGTGCCACGCGAGATCCTGTTCCAGTCGGGCGGCCCCGTGCTGTTCCTGCCCCACATCTATCGTGGGTCCTTCAAGACCGAGCGGATCGGCGTGTGCTGGGACGGTAGCCGTGTCGCCGCGCGCGCCTTGCGCGATGCCATGCCGCTGCTGATACGGGCCGAAGAGATCGTCATCATCGCGGTGAACGAAGCCGAGTCTGCTCCGGGCGAGGCCTCGGCCGACGCTGTTGCAAAACATCTCGCAAGGCTTGGCCTCTCGTCACGGATCGTCAGCGTCTCGGCGACGCGCGCCGATATCCAGCCGACCATCCTGTCACTGGCGGCTGACGAAACCCTCGACCTGCTGGTGATGGGCGGCTACGGCCATTCGCGGCTTCAGGAAAGCTTTCTCGGCGGCGTCACCCGCGCCATGCTGCAATCCATGACGGTGCCGACGCTGATGTCGCATTAGGATCGATCAGCCAGATCACTCCAGATCCAGCACCTGCTTGCGCCGGATGAAGGGCGAGTGGATGGGCGCTCCCGCTACGATGCGTCCGTCGGCGCCCCACTCGGCCTTTCGGTTGAAGGGGATGGCGCTCCGCTTGTCGATCTCGCGAAGAGAGGCCCGAAAATCGGCGACGATCCGTTTCAACCGAGCTTCG from Bradyrhizobium arachidis carries:
- a CDS encoding DUF3072 domain-containing protein, with the protein product MRLEGKYDARIQLAEQMTRAQVLRLRRLSEEAYQPSQYARDLSFTEAARRIQALEAEIELANSF
- a CDS encoding universal stress protein; amino-acid sequence: MIKDILVHIPTERPMRPVIDGSISLAASLNARLDAVSVGYVATSTAYVVEGGAAVAAVFEMERDRAMERAATALSVFESEAKNAGIAYSCHPLGAMPPDAANAVGAMARLYDLSVVLQPDPEHGSFDNDVPREILFQSGGPVLFLPHIYRGSFKTERIGVCWDGSRVAARALRDAMPLLIRAEEIVIIAVNEAESAPGEASADAVAKHLARLGLSSRIVSVSATRADIQPTILSLAADETLDLLVMGGYGHSRLQESFLGGVTRAMLQSMTVPTLMSH
- a CDS encoding DUF6496 domain-containing protein, translated to MARKAKKRRYSRGSGKDVESEMRRYKKGTAKSGRGGRGGKVKSRKQAIAIGLSKARKKGKKVPKKAKKASKKKSSKKSSKKRSR
- a CDS encoding Do family serine endopeptidase yields the protein MNDHVNPVSSNMRSVLRPRRLALLGTVAALGVAMLAAAPGGSLFNAASFTSPALAAEANQAPAGFADLVAKVKPAVISVRVKIDQDNDKRAMFQQNRMDSDEDTPFDQFSREFGFRGPNGMQQFGKGMPQRHRQVTGEGSGFFISADGYAVTNNHVVDHAESVQVTMDDGTVYTAKVVGTDPKTDLALIKVEGKKDFPFVKFADARPRIGDWVVAVGNPFGLGGTVTAGIVSASGRDIGAGPYDDYIQIDAPINKGNSGGPAFDMNGNVIGVNTAIFSPSGGSVGIGFDIPAQTAKLVVAQLKDKGSVTRGWLGVQVQPVNADIADSLGLKEAKGAIVDNPQDGSPAAKAGIEAGDVITAVNGTAIKDSRELARTISTMAPGSSVKLDVWHKGAAKTVTLTLGELPNERQAKNDAKNGKADDKGKADEGQAQPGTPRLGLGLAPAGEVQGAGQKGLVVTQVDPEGPAAQRGIQTGDVILNVGGKAVASVGDVRSELMQAKSAGKRSVLLQVKSADATKFVAVPLG